A stretch of the Parabacteroides timonensis genome encodes the following:
- a CDS encoding TonB-dependent receptor: MFIYEEAVDLGKRVNVNISDKSIEDIIKEVFSSNGFSYVIKGRQVIVKNEKSTGLMSSPVTAQDAIVVRGTVTDHTGMPLVGVNVVVKGATIGTVTDIDGHFDLPNVPKGATLLFSYIGYKSQEVKAFEKLTITLSEDNELLDEVVVVGYGTQKKVNMTGAVSSVKVDALDNRPVTNATNALAGLAAGLSVTNTGGGTPGLESPTIRIRGQGTLNNSDPLVVIDGMAGASISDINPQDIESISVLKDAASSAIYGSRAANGVILITTKKGSEGSARITYSGNVSFEKVAKRLNLVTDYADFMEIQNAGLLANGQAARFSQGKIDEWRNDAGRNPTIYPNTDWQDHIYRSPSVVQNHTVTANGGSKTARYNLSFGYINNPGMIYHSNYKRYQMRANVDVDIKPWLTVGANAYGYVDYNNPSAGTAAEGGDVIWGYGAFNTVPGMTLYDPATDLYGGIQNPEEENVSNANPYRRMWFYKEDFPTISRRTVAKMYGRVTPVKGLTIDASYTYNAWDRRTEHHLTDRDLYRFTADGPVLLRAGVVRTYIRRYNYRNDFRASDVTARYEFKIDKLDASVMAGASQEYNKYDTDYYLKYDLVDESLTALDAASTLGRITGNYNEWAMRSYFGRINLVWDDKYMLEANLRADGSSRFAPNKRWGYFPSVSAGWRITQEKFMEDYQDWLSSLKLRVSYGSLGNNAASNNYMYQSLYAATNYVLGNAVTGGLSQTTLSNTYLTWESTYVTNVGIDYGFFKNRLSGSLEWFNRDTKGILISLPVPLEHGTSSVPNQNAGEVNNRGIDLEINWTDQIDKLTYSVGFNMGFVSNKVTKFQGDVASISGVKKLQEGKPINQYYVLDVDRIVRDQSDLDYVQSLVDKNPNYFATYQRPELGDFLFADANGDGNLNADDRIEVGHGDSPRLTFGANLSLNWNNFDFSMLLQGVGDYKVYYNNQAFRFTTVMGQSLIKDITDNAWTPENPYNSKYPILRNSANSKNNTASTAFIHNAAYLRCKNIQLGYTIPKNISSKFFVENLKIYTSIDNLFTITNFPGLDPEIAATVGYPSVRQYSLGLNVSF; this comes from the coding sequence GTGTTTATATATGAAGAAGCCGTAGATCTTGGGAAAAGGGTCAATGTCAATATTTCAGACAAATCCATTGAAGATATTATAAAAGAAGTCTTCTCTTCAAATGGTTTTTCTTATGTTATCAAAGGCAGGCAAGTAATTGTAAAAAATGAAAAGTCGACAGGTCTGATGTCGTCACCTGTTACTGCGCAAGACGCCATTGTCGTGCGAGGCACTGTGACAGATCACACAGGTATGCCGCTTGTCGGAGTGAACGTGGTCGTAAAAGGAGCAACGATCGGAACCGTAACGGATATCGACGGTCACTTCGACCTGCCGAATGTTCCGAAAGGAGCTACTCTCCTGTTCTCATACATAGGTTACAAAAGTCAGGAAGTGAAAGCGTTTGAAAAACTGACAATTACTTTAAGTGAGGATAACGAATTGCTGGATGAAGTCGTCGTTGTCGGCTACGGTACACAAAAGAAGGTCAATATGACCGGTGCCGTTTCTTCAGTCAAAGTGGATGCTTTGGATAATCGTCCCGTGACGAATGCTACTAATGCATTGGCTGGTTTGGCTGCCGGTCTTTCTGTTACAAATACAGGGGGCGGTACACCGGGATTAGAAAGCCCGACGATCCGTATTCGTGGCCAGGGTACTTTGAATAATTCAGACCCGCTTGTCGTGATCGATGGTATGGCTGGTGCCAGTATCAGCGATATCAATCCGCAGGACATCGAGTCTATTTCTGTCCTGAAAGATGCTGCCTCATCAGCCATTTATGGTTCACGTGCCGCCAACGGTGTTATCCTGATCACGACTAAAAAAGGATCGGAAGGATCTGCCAGAATCACTTACAGCGGAAACGTTTCATTTGAAAAAGTAGCCAAACGCCTGAATCTTGTTACCGATTATGCCGATTTCATGGAGATTCAGAATGCCGGTTTATTAGCCAACGGCCAGGCTGCCCGCTTCTCACAGGGTAAAATCGACGAATGGCGTAATGATGCAGGTAGAAATCCTACGATCTATCCTAATACCGACTGGCAAGACCACATCTACCGCAGTCCTTCGGTGGTTCAAAACCACACTGTTACAGCCAACGGTGGTTCCAAGACAGCCCGCTACAACCTCTCTTTCGGCTATATCAACAATCCGGGTATGATTTATCATTCGAACTACAAACGTTACCAGATGCGTGCCAATGTGGATGTCGATATCAAACCTTGGTTGACAGTCGGAGCCAACGCATACGGTTACGTGGATTACAACAACCCTTCTGCTGGTACAGCCGCCGAGGGTGGTGATGTTATCTGGGGTTACGGTGCATTCAATACGGTACCGGGTATGACACTCTATGATCCGGCAACCGATCTCTATGGCGGTATCCAGAATCCGGAAGAAGAAAATGTCAGCAATGCCAACCCGTATCGTCGTATGTGGTTCTACAAAGAAGACTTCCCTACTATCTCCCGCCGTACCGTGGCTAAAATGTATGGACGCGTCACTCCGGTCAAAGGGCTGACCATCGATGCTTCTTATACTTATAATGCCTGGGATCGCCGGACAGAGCATCATTTAACAGACCGTGACCTGTATCGTTTCACAGCAGACGGACCGGTTTTACTACGTGCCGGAGTTGTTCGTACGTATATCAGAAGATACAACTATCGTAATGATTTCCGTGCCTCAGATGTAACCGCCCGTTACGAATTTAAAATTGATAAACTCGATGCCTCTGTTATGGCCGGTGCCAGTCAGGAATACAATAAGTATGATACTGATTATTATCTGAAATACGACCTTGTGGACGAATCGCTGACAGCTCTCGATGCCGCTTCTACGCTCGGACGTATTACCGGTAATTACAACGAATGGGCCATGCGTTCTTATTTTGGCCGTATCAATCTGGTCTGGGACGATAAATATATGCTGGAAGCCAATCTACGTGCCGACGGTTCTTCCCGATTCGCACCGAATAAACGCTGGGGTTATTTCCCGTCGGTATCAGCCGGCTGGCGTATCACTCAGGAGAAATTCATGGAAGATTATCAGGATTGGTTGAGTTCGTTGAAGCTTCGTGTATCTTACGGTTCACTGGGAAATAATGCGGCATCCAACAATTATATGTATCAGTCGCTTTATGCCGCAACGAATTATGTATTGGGAAATGCTGTCACCGGCGGTCTTTCGCAAACCACATTATCCAATACGTACCTGACCTGGGAAAGTACCTATGTGACTAACGTCGGTATCGACTACGGTTTCTTCAAGAACCGTTTAAGCGGATCTCTGGAATGGTTTAACAGGGATACCAAAGGCATCCTGATCTCACTTCCGGTTCCACTGGAACATGGAACATCCTCCGTGCCTAACCAAAATGCTGGTGAAGTCAACAACCGGGGGATAGACCTCGAAATCAACTGGACCGACCAGATCGACAAGTTGACCTACTCTGTCGGCTTCAATATGGGTTTTGTGAGCAACAAGGTCACAAAATTCCAGGGTGATGTCGCCTCTATCAGCGGGGTGAAGAAACTTCAGGAAGGTAAACCGATCAATCAGTATTATGTACTTGATGTAGATCGTATTGTCCGCGATCAATCCGACCTGGATTACGTACAATCGCTGGTCGATAAGAACCCGAATTATTTCGCTACGTATCAACGTCCCGAACTCGGAGACTTCCTGTTTGCCGATGCGAACGGTGACGGTAACCTGAATGCCGACGACCGTATAGAAGTCGGTCATGGCGACAGTCCGAGACTGACCTTCGGTGCAAACCTCAGTTTAAACTGGAACAATTTCGATTTCAGCATGCTTCTCCAGGGTGTAGGCGACTATAAGGTGTACTATAACAACCAGGCTTTCCGTTTCACTACCGTTATGGGGCAATCGCTCATAAAGGATATTACCGACAATGCCTGGACTCCGGAAAATCCTTACAACTCCAAGTATCCGATACTGCGTAACAGCGCAAACAGCAAGAACAACACGGCTAGTACTGCTTTCATTCATAATGCGGCCTATCTTCGTTGTAAAAATATTCAGTTAGGTTATACTATTCCTAAGAATATCTCTTCGAAGTTCTTTGTCGAAAATTTGAAGATCTACACCAGTATCGACAACTTGTTCACCATAACCAACTTCCCCGGGTTGGATCCTGAAATTGCAGCAACTGTCGGATACCCTTCAGTTCGTCAATATTCCTTAGGTCTCAATGTTTCATTCTAA
- a CDS encoding FecR family protein, with amino-acid sequence MAKNKIPKTEFDNEMKQFISLVKKHEQVPDMEIEETWANVKELSSAGSIGKDKKKTLRYVLAGLSVAASIAILFLISIPYNNQPQEEPSFLTELEKVAPIDSLNQIYLVLSKNQQVTLENEAYVNYDKKGGVTVNNQSPEVAEDQATGANNLNHIIVPKGKRTHITLSDGTKMYVNAASHVIYPSVFSDDKREIAVEGEVFLEVAHNPKVPFIVKTKGLDVKVLGTIFNVTAYEADDISVVLVNGRVEVNSSAKEKLILNPSQMVNWKDGIMKKEKVDVTKYICWKDNVMLLELETVSKVLDNLSRYYGVPVWYDKNIAGRKLSGKLDLCESIDEVLEIVKVSASLNVEKINGGGYHFHE; translated from the coding sequence ATGGCTAAAAACAAAATACCAAAGACAGAGTTCGACAACGAGATGAAGCAGTTCATTTCACTAGTCAAGAAACACGAACAGGTTCCCGATATGGAAATAGAGGAAACGTGGGCAAACGTGAAAGAATTGTCATCTGCCGGGTCCATAGGAAAGGATAAAAAGAAAACCCTTCGATATGTTCTTGCCGGATTATCTGTTGCTGCATCGATAGCCATTCTTTTCCTTATTTCTATTCCTTATAATAACCAACCACAGGAAGAGCCCTCTTTTCTTACTGAACTGGAAAAAGTCGCACCTATCGATAGTTTAAATCAGATATACCTGGTTCTTTCCAAGAATCAACAAGTTACGTTAGAGAACGAAGCCTATGTCAATTATGATAAGAAAGGTGGCGTAACCGTAAATAACCAATCCCCGGAAGTTGCAGAAGACCAGGCAACCGGAGCAAATAATCTGAACCATATAATTGTTCCCAAAGGAAAACGCACCCACATAACGCTATCGGACGGAACAAAAATGTATGTAAATGCAGCCAGTCATGTCATTTATCCATCGGTTTTCAGTGATGACAAACGGGAAATAGCCGTAGAAGGAGAAGTGTTTCTGGAAGTGGCGCATAATCCGAAAGTACCTTTTATAGTGAAAACAAAAGGGTTGGATGTAAAGGTGCTGGGGACTATTTTTAATGTAACAGCCTATGAAGCAGATGATATTTCAGTCGTATTGGTAAACGGACGTGTGGAGGTAAACTCATCTGCAAAAGAGAAACTGATTTTAAATCCTTCCCAGATGGTTAACTGGAAAGATGGTATAATGAAAAAAGAGAAAGTGGATGTAACAAAATATATCTGCTGGAAAGATAATGTCATGCTTTTAGAACTCGAAACCGTTTCAAAGGTTTTGGACAATCTATCCCGCTATTATGGAGTGCCTGTTTGGTATGATAAGAATATAGCCGGCCGGAAACTTTCCGGTAAACTCGACCTCTGTGAATCCATCGATGAAGTACTGGAAATCGTAAAGGTTTCAGCCTCATTGAATGTTGAAAAGATAAATGGCGGAGGATATCATTTTCACGAATAG
- a CDS encoding RNA polymerase sigma factor, with the protein MYQKTDEIIWNLCLKGDRKAFEVLYRRYYPILYNYGKIYSKDTDLVKNCLQNFFVKLMCNYSSLSETASVRCYLLKAFRYALYNELKSEQIRNGKLVCYPDEILTVRSDQFLDEEDLSPRNELISAAFRKLSSKQQEILYLYYIRELTHDEIANLLNINYQSSKNLLFRSIAKLRDLLLSDPSLNDK; encoded by the coding sequence ATGTATCAAAAAACGGATGAAATAATATGGAACCTTTGTCTTAAAGGAGATCGTAAAGCTTTTGAAGTTTTATACAGGAGATATTATCCCATATTATATAATTACGGGAAGATATATTCGAAAGATACCGATCTCGTAAAGAATTGCCTGCAAAATTTCTTCGTCAAACTAATGTGCAACTACTCAAGCTTATCAGAAACAGCTTCCGTACGTTGTTATTTACTGAAAGCTTTCCGGTATGCCTTGTATAACGAATTGAAATCCGAACAAATCCGTAACGGCAAACTGGTCTGTTACCCCGATGAGATCCTAACCGTCAGATCAGATCAATTTTTAGATGAAGAAGATCTGTCACCCCGGAACGAACTTATAAGTGCAGCCTTCAGAAAGCTGTCTTCCAAACAACAGGAGATCCTGTACCTCTATTATATCAGGGAATTAACTCATGATGAAATAGCCAACCTGCTGAATATCAATTATCAGTCCAGCAAAAATCTTCTTTTCAGATCGATTGCCAAATTAAGAGATTTACTTCTCTCCGATCCTTCCTTGAATGATAAATAA
- a CDS encoding class I SAM-dependent rRNA methyltransferase, giving the protein MSYCKVFLKPKKEESLLRFHPWVFSGAIQSIEGNPEEGDLVEVYGTNQRFLAIGHYQIGSIAVRVLSFKQISIDANFWEERIRVAYTLRKELELAEVENNDTYRLIHGEGDNLPGLVIDIYAHTAVMQAHSVGMHYARHDIAEALKTVLGENLQNIYYKSEATLPYKANLGSEDGYLYGGEVEDIATENGLKFCVDWQKGQKTGFFVDQRENRSLLEKYAKGHSVLNMFCYTGGFSFYAMRGGAEVVHSVDSSAKAISLTNKNVELNFPNDPRHKAFAEDAFKFLEKMGSNYDLIILDPPAFAKHKNVLRNALQGYRKLNAIAFEKIKPGGILFTFSCSQVVSKENFRLAVFSAAAQSGRSVRILHQLTQPADHPVNIYHPEGEYLKGLVLYVE; this is encoded by the coding sequence ATGAGTTACTGTAAAGTTTTTCTCAAACCGAAAAAGGAAGAGTCGTTGCTTCGCTTTCATCCGTGGGTATTCTCCGGAGCTATCCAAAGCATTGAAGGTAATCCGGAAGAGGGTGACCTGGTAGAAGTGTATGGAACAAATCAGCGCTTCCTGGCTATCGGCCACTATCAGATCGGCAGTATTGCCGTGCGTGTTTTATCATTTAAGCAGATCTCGATCGACGCGAATTTTTGGGAAGAACGTATTCGTGTTGCCTACACGCTCCGTAAAGAACTGGAACTGGCAGAAGTGGAAAACAATGATACCTATCGTCTGATTCATGGTGAAGGAGACAACCTCCCCGGACTGGTCATCGACATTTATGCTCACACAGCCGTTATGCAGGCTCATTCGGTGGGTATGCATTATGCTCGTCATGATATTGCCGAAGCATTAAAAACTGTGCTGGGAGAAAATTTACAAAATATCTATTACAAATCGGAAGCAACTCTTCCCTACAAAGCCAATCTCGGAAGTGAAGATGGCTATTTATATGGCGGAGAGGTAGAAGATATTGCCACAGAGAACGGTTTGAAATTCTGCGTAGACTGGCAGAAAGGACAAAAGACAGGTTTCTTTGTAGACCAGCGTGAGAATCGTTCGTTACTGGAAAAGTATGCAAAAGGTCATTCGGTATTGAATATGTTTTGCTATACGGGTGGTTTTTCTTTCTATGCCATGCGTGGCGGTGCCGAAGTGGTTCACTCGGTTGATAGTTCAGCCAAAGCGATTTCGCTGACGAATAAAAATGTGGAATTGAATTTCCCCAACGATCCGCGTCATAAAGCATTTGCCGAAGACGCCTTCAAATTTCTGGAAAAGATGGGAAGCAATTACGACCTCATCATTCTCGATCCTCCTGCTTTTGCCAAACATAAGAATGTATTGCGCAACGCTTTGCAAGGATATCGCAAACTGAATGCGATCGCATTTGAAAAGATCAAACCGGGAGGTATCCTGTTTACCTTCTCTTGTTCACAGGTGGTCAGCAAAGAGAATTTCCGCCTGGCAGTGTTCAGTGCTGCCGCACAATCAGGACGTAGCGTACGTATCCTACACCAATTGACGCAGCCGGCCGATCATCCGGTCAATATCTACCATCCGGAAGGAGAATATCTGAAAGGATTGGTCTTATACGTAGAATAA
- a CDS encoding 3'-5' exonuclease, whose protein sequence is MMTQYTHTITKEEISLLEIEEFLGRIIVIDTEKDTDKAVSYLSGFEAVGFDTETRPSFKKGTRYKISLMQISTDEACFLFRLNRIGIPQSLEDFLVNDKILKIGLSLRDDFGAIRKRTDIKPANFLDLQNYVGQFGIEDASLQKIYAILFDKKISKGQRLSNWEADVLTEQQKKYAALDAWACLKIYNQLNQDK, encoded by the coding sequence ATGATGACACAATATACACACACAATAACAAAAGAAGAAATATCTCTTCTTGAAATAGAAGAATTTTTAGGACGGATTATCGTGATCGACACAGAGAAAGACACGGATAAGGCTGTCAGCTATTTATCCGGATTCGAAGCGGTAGGTTTCGATACGGAAACACGTCCCAGTTTTAAAAAAGGGACACGCTATAAAATTTCATTGATGCAGATCTCTACAGATGAGGCCTGCTTCCTTTTCCGGCTGAACCGGATCGGTATTCCGCAGTCGCTGGAAGATTTTCTTGTGAATGACAAAATACTGAAAATCGGGCTTTCCCTGCGTGACGATTTTGGTGCCATACGGAAACGGACTGACATCAAACCGGCCAACTTCCTCGATTTGCAGAATTATGTCGGCCAATTCGGAATTGAAGATGCCAGCTTGCAAAAAATATATGCCATCCTTTTTGATAAAAAAATATCGAAAGGACAGCGCCTGAGCAACTGGGAAGCCGATGTACTGACCGAACAACAAAAGAAATATGCAGCCCTCGACGCCTGGGCCTGCCTGAAAATATACAACCAATTGAATCAAGATAAATAA
- a CDS encoding DUF5063 domain-containing protein, which translates to MEKENNPIYERNTLEFVTVALEFCTFVETAGEKGLFDFVDKAVKLLPLLYLKATLLPDVEPDEDDEPELTVTEDMYESVRTRIAGLLGEKDSYLETFHPDMQYSDTPIAAFISENIADVYQDTGNFVSLFRQGNEEVMLQSIALCRTNFQEFWGQQLLNALKALHAARYSDDEIFETNEE; encoded by the coding sequence ATGGAAAAGGAAAACAACCCCATATACGAACGTAATACGCTGGAGTTTGTAACTGTAGCATTGGAGTTTTGTACATTTGTTGAAACAGCCGGAGAAAAAGGCCTTTTCGACTTTGTGGACAAAGCTGTCAAACTATTGCCGTTACTTTATCTGAAAGCAACACTTTTGCCGGATGTCGAGCCGGACGAAGATGATGAACCGGAACTGACCGTTACGGAAGACATGTACGAGTCTGTCCGTACCCGGATTGCAGGATTGCTGGGAGAAAAGGATTCTTATCTGGAAACCTTTCATCCGGACATGCAGTACAGTGATACGCCTATCGCCGCTTTTATCTCCGAAAATATCGCCGATGTCTATCAGGATACCGGAAATTTCGTTTCACTTTTCCGTCAAGGAAACGAAGAAGTCATGCTTCAGTCTATTGCCTTATGCCGTACTAACTTCCAGGAGTTCTGGGGACAGCAACTCCTTAACGCATTGAAGGCACTCCACGCTGCCCGTTACAGTGATGATGAAATTTTTGAAACGAACGAGGAATGA
- a CDS encoding 6-bladed beta-propeller, giving the protein MKTHIFVYCLIPLMSLLSCTKEKGTIYTVDFSSRDFPQKSVDLDEYVDSWRKVILETDSLCLVDKSANFYPCKEYIIVYSPNKIMMFDYDGKFIKSVAQGGNGPGEINYLSDCVVDKENQILYYLEIFDTENIHSISLKK; this is encoded by the coding sequence ATGAAAACCCATATTTTTGTTTATTGCCTAATTCCATTGATGTCGCTGTTATCCTGTACGAAGGAAAAGGGAACTATTTATACGGTTGATTTCTCTTCCCGAGACTTTCCTCAAAAGAGCGTTGATCTGGATGAATATGTCGATTCTTGGAGAAAAGTGATTCTGGAAACTGATTCGCTTTGTCTGGTTGATAAGTCTGCTAATTTTTATCCATGCAAAGAATATATTATTGTCTATTCGCCCAATAAAATTATGATGTTTGATTATGATGGTAAGTTTATAAAGAGTGTTGCTCAGGGAGGTAACGGTCCGGGTGAAATTAACTATTTATCAGATTGTGTGGTTGATAAAGAAAACCAAATCTTATATTATCTTGAAATATTTGATACAGAGAATATACACTCTATATCATTAAAAAAATGA